Proteins encoded in a region of the Cupriavidus pauculus genome:
- a CDS encoding acyl-CoA dehydrogenase — MAANAEFHWTDPLLLDQQLTDEERMVRDAAASYCQDKLMPRVLQSFRNEKTDVEIFREMGELGLLGPTIPEQYGGPGLNYVSYGLIAREVERVDSGYRSMMSVQSSLVMVPIYEFGSDAQKEKYLPKLATGEWIGCFGLTEPNHGSDPGSMVTRAKKVDGGYELSGAKMWITNSPIADVFVVWAKLQGEDGKGAIRGFILEKGWKGLSAPAIHGKVGLRTSITGEIVMDQVFVPEENIMPGVSGLKGPFTCLNSARYGIAWGAIGAAEFCWHTARQYTLDRKQFGRPLAATQLVQKKLADMQTEITLALQGCLRLGRMKDEGTAAVEITSIMKRNSCGKSLDIARVARDMLGGNGISDEFGVIRHVVNLEVVNTYEGTHDIHALILGRAQTGLQAFF, encoded by the coding sequence ATGGCCGCGAACGCCGAATTCCATTGGACCGATCCTCTGCTGCTGGACCAGCAACTCACCGACGAAGAGCGCATGGTGCGTGACGCGGCGGCGTCCTACTGCCAGGACAAGCTCATGCCGCGCGTGCTGCAGTCCTTCCGTAACGAGAAGACCGATGTCGAGATCTTCCGCGAGATGGGCGAACTGGGCCTGCTGGGCCCCACCATTCCGGAGCAATACGGCGGCCCCGGCCTCAACTACGTGAGCTACGGCCTGATCGCGCGCGAAGTGGAGCGCGTGGACTCGGGCTATCGCTCGATGATGAGCGTGCAGTCGTCGCTCGTGATGGTGCCGATCTACGAATTCGGCAGCGATGCCCAGAAGGAAAAGTATCTGCCGAAGCTCGCCACCGGCGAATGGATCGGCTGCTTCGGCCTGACCGAGCCGAACCACGGTTCGGACCCGGGCTCGATGGTCACCCGCGCGAAGAAGGTGGATGGCGGCTACGAGCTCAGCGGCGCCAAGATGTGGATCACCAACTCCCCGATCGCCGACGTGTTCGTCGTGTGGGCCAAGCTCCAGGGCGAGGACGGCAAGGGCGCGATCCGCGGCTTTATCCTCGAGAAGGGCTGGAAGGGCCTGTCGGCCCCGGCGATCCACGGCAAGGTGGGCCTGCGCACGTCGATCACGGGCGAGATCGTGATGGACCAGGTGTTCGTGCCCGAAGAGAACATCATGCCGGGCGTCAGCGGCCTCAAGGGCCCGTTCACGTGCCTGAACTCGGCACGCTACGGCATCGCCTGGGGCGCGATCGGCGCCGCCGAATTCTGCTGGCATACCGCGCGCCAGTACACGCTGGACCGCAAGCAGTTCGGCCGCCCGCTGGCCGCCACGCAGCTCGTGCAGAAGAAGCTGGCCGACATGCAGACCGAGATCACGCTCGCGCTGCAGGGCTGCCTGCGCCTGGGCCGCATGAAGGACGAAGGCACGGCGGCGGTGGAAATCACTTCGATCATGAAGCGCAATTCGTGCGGCAAGTCGCTGGACATCGCCCGCGTTGCCCGTGACATGCTCGGCGGCAACGGCATTTCCGACGAGTTCGGCGTGATCCGTCACGTGGTCAACCTCGAGGTGGTCAACACCTACGAAGGCACGCACGACATCCACGCGCTGATCCTGGGCCGCGCCCAGACCGGCCTGCAAGCGTTTTTCTGA
- a CDS encoding peroxiredoxin: protein MSLRLGDIAPDFEQESSEGTIRFHEWLGDGWGVLFSHPADYTPVCTTELGLTAKLKDEFARRGVKAIALSVDNVESHKGWIGDINETQGTSVNFPILADSDRKVSNLYDMIHPNANDTLTVRSLFIIDPKKKVRLIITYPASTGRNFNEILRVIDSLQLTDNHSVATPGNWQDGDDVVIVPSLKDEEVIRQKFPKGYKAVRPYLRLTPQPNK from the coding sequence ATGTCATTGCGTCTCGGCGATATCGCTCCCGATTTCGAACAGGAGTCGAGCGAAGGCACCATCCGTTTTCACGAGTGGCTCGGCGATGGCTGGGGTGTCCTGTTTTCGCACCCAGCGGACTACACGCCCGTGTGCACGACGGAACTCGGTCTGACCGCGAAGCTCAAGGACGAGTTCGCCAGGCGCGGCGTGAAGGCCATCGCGCTGTCTGTGGATAACGTGGAATCGCACAAGGGCTGGATCGGCGATATCAATGAAACGCAGGGAACGTCGGTCAATTTCCCGATTCTTGCCGACAGCGACCGCAAGGTGTCCAACCTGTACGACATGATTCATCCGAACGCCAACGACACGCTGACGGTGCGTTCGCTGTTCATCATCGATCCGAAGAAAAAAGTGCGCCTGATCATTACGTATCCGGCCAGCACGGGTAGAAATTTCAACGAGATCCTGCGCGTCATCGATTCGCTGCAACTGACCGACAACCACAGCGTCGCCACGCCGGGCAACTGGCAGGACGGTGACGATGTGGTGATCGTGCCGTCGCTGAAGGACGAAGAGGTGATCCGCCAGAAATTCCCGAAGGGCTACAAGGCGGTGCGTCCGTACCTGCGTCTGACGCCGCAGCCGAACAAGTAA
- a CDS encoding DUF3318 domain-containing protein, which yields MTTPNDDQDPYADQRAGDRPRRDHPRPARFSHEVRLPLAVRKELLLTRAALERYDALQALQQVRGGARRMTNVSAWLPKVAGLTRPGGWLKLLGITREYPMVSTAITLALPLLRKTPVGRVAWKLSKFGALGAAGYFAYRSWQAAQRPVRKPGDTGFRDPLVHSPPAPMTPAGPAGTTDATSPIVPPPV from the coding sequence ATGACTACTCCAAACGACGATCAGGACCCGTACGCCGACCAACGCGCGGGCGACCGTCCGCGCCGCGATCATCCGCGGCCCGCACGCTTCTCGCATGAAGTCCGGCTGCCGCTCGCGGTACGCAAGGAGCTGCTGCTCACGCGGGCCGCGCTCGAACGCTACGATGCGCTGCAGGCGCTGCAGCAGGTGCGTGGCGGTGCGCGCCGCATGACCAACGTGAGTGCGTGGCTGCCCAAGGTGGCCGGCCTCACGCGCCCTGGCGGCTGGCTCAAGCTGCTGGGCATCACGCGCGAGTATCCGATGGTGAGTACCGCCATCACGCTGGCGCTGCCACTCTTGCGCAAGACGCCGGTCGGACGCGTGGCGTGGAAGCTTTCGAAATTCGGCGCGCTCGGTGCGGCCGGCTACTTTGCCTACCGATCGTGGCAGGCCGCGCAGCGGCCCGTGCGCAAACCCGGCGATACCGGGTTTCGCGATCCGCTCGTCCACTCGCCGCCCGCGCCCATGACACCCGCGGGGCCTGCGGGAACCACGGACGCCACGTCGCCGATCGTACCGCCGCCGGTCTGA
- a CDS encoding phage holin family protein, whose product MSEPSSPKFLDALRNLASSIVSMLQTRLELASVELAEERARLMKVALLAFFALAFFSMALMTFTLLIVILFWESYRWQAILAIMLFYFVAAAACLLVARNKLRHAPPLFEATLAELDKDREMLRR is encoded by the coding sequence ATGAGCGAACCCTCTTCCCCGAAGTTCCTGGACGCCCTTCGCAACCTGGCCAGCTCGATCGTATCGATGCTGCAGACGCGACTGGAACTTGCGAGCGTGGAACTGGCCGAGGAGCGCGCCCGACTGATGAAGGTGGCGCTCCTTGCCTTTTTCGCGCTGGCATTTTTCAGCATGGCGCTGATGACGTTCACGCTGCTGATCGTCATCCTGTTCTGGGAAAGTTACCGGTGGCAGGCCATCCTTGCCATCATGCTCTTCTACTTCGTCGCGGCCGCAGCCTGTTTGCTGGTCGCGCGCAACAAGCTGCGCCATGCGCCGCCGCTGTTCGAAGCCACGCTCGCTGAGCTCGACAAGGACCGGGAGATGCTGCGCCGATGA
- a CDS encoding EAL domain-containing protein has product MQQHGGSPPAGGRVLRVAWPFVPVVIALAFFCVASVDLLSASRAFISAESLWTKGQKAAVLHLLRFAETRQDVDFEAYRMAIALPLGDAEARVALENEDDFDRDKAFQGLIAGGNHPDDIPAMIRLYRYFRNVTEIDRAIALWAEADRDIHKLDTVASTLRERAADPACDDICLKPLVSEITEIDARLTPLEIAFSYSIGTASRRVRDTLLWGAVGLAVLLLLSAVWLSYRILRQERQLREALTGSEERLKLAVAGSSDGLWDWHPHRGELYFSPRCAEMLGYEPDELPHARETLLALMHPSDVPGFERQLSRHLREGTQYDVEFRLRRKGGGFQWVRSRGRMVRGTTGKPARMAGSLTDISDRKEFESQLFAEKERAQVTLQAIGEAVVTTDVWGRIESLNPVAELLTGWSNQEALGTFLAQTCPLQDEGTGAPITDLISRALQERWPTQAIMLLARRGGGLVAVKPSVALIRDRAGLAIGVVLVMHDVSMERAHAARLAHEATHDALTGLVNRAEFERRLAAATGSTRQTDCTHTLMYLDLDQFKVVNDTCGHAAGDELIRQVAEVMRQALRKGDTLARLGGDEFGVLLEHCSGEEGARVAEALRRAISSFRFAHRQRTFALGVSIGVVSLDGSIVKVEEALSAADAACYMAKEGGRNRVQIYRMDDNAMQSRRGEMEWVSRVHAALAAGRFCLYAQEIVALQPGIDGRSGRHIELLLRLIDERGELVPPMAFVPACERFNLMPMIDRWVVETGFAALARLQAEQPGCIAMCSINLSGASLADDHFPAFVQQQAELQGLALDSVCFEITETAAIANLTQAAAFIQQLQAMGCAFALDDFGAGMSSFAYLKHLPTAYLKIDGSFVREMLDDPVNLVMIEAIQRIGQAMGKRTIAEFVESEAMLERLRGLGIDYAQGHYIARPMPFARGTSVHVETTERFAVTL; this is encoded by the coding sequence ATGCAGCAGCATGGCGGATCCCCGCCGGCCGGCGGACGCGTGCTGCGCGTCGCCTGGCCGTTCGTCCCCGTGGTTATCGCGCTGGCGTTTTTCTGCGTCGCCAGTGTCGATTTGCTATCCGCGTCGCGCGCGTTCATTTCGGCGGAGAGCCTCTGGACCAAGGGCCAGAAGGCCGCCGTTCTCCATCTGCTGAGGTTTGCCGAAACGCGGCAGGACGTCGATTTCGAGGCGTACCGCATGGCCATCGCATTGCCGCTCGGCGATGCCGAGGCGCGCGTCGCGCTCGAGAACGAGGACGATTTCGATCGCGACAAGGCATTCCAGGGCCTGATCGCGGGCGGCAATCATCCCGACGATATCCCGGCGATGATCCGGCTGTATCGCTACTTCCGTAACGTTACCGAGATCGACCGCGCGATTGCGCTGTGGGCCGAGGCCGACCGCGATATCCACAAGCTCGATACGGTGGCGAGCACGCTGCGCGAACGCGCGGCGGACCCCGCCTGCGACGACATCTGCCTGAAGCCGCTGGTCTCGGAAATCACCGAGATCGACGCCCGCCTCACGCCGCTCGAAATCGCGTTCTCGTACAGCATCGGCACGGCCTCGCGGCGCGTGCGCGACACGCTGCTATGGGGCGCGGTCGGCCTGGCCGTGCTGCTGTTGCTGAGCGCCGTCTGGCTGTCCTATCGCATCCTCCGTCAGGAGCGGCAGCTGCGCGAGGCGCTGACCGGTAGCGAAGAGCGGCTCAAGCTCGCCGTGGCTGGCAGCAGCGACGGCCTGTGGGACTGGCATCCGCACCGCGGGGAGCTCTACTTCTCGCCGCGCTGCGCGGAGATGCTCGGCTACGAACCCGATGAACTGCCGCATGCGCGCGAGACCCTGCTTGCACTGATGCATCCGTCCGACGTGCCCGGATTCGAGCGGCAGCTGTCGCGGCATCTGCGCGAGGGTACGCAATACGACGTCGAGTTCCGCTTGCGCCGGAAGGGCGGCGGCTTCCAGTGGGTCCGTTCGCGTGGGCGCATGGTGCGCGGCACGACGGGCAAGCCCGCGCGCATGGCCGGATCGCTGACCGATATCTCCGATCGCAAGGAGTTCGAATCGCAGCTTTTCGCGGAAAAGGAGCGTGCGCAGGTCACGCTGCAGGCCATCGGCGAAGCGGTGGTGACGACGGACGTGTGGGGCCGCATCGAATCGCTGAACCCGGTGGCGGAGCTGCTCACGGGCTGGTCGAATCAGGAGGCGCTGGGCACGTTCCTGGCGCAGACATGTCCGCTGCAGGACGAGGGCACGGGTGCGCCGATCACCGACCTCATCTCGCGCGCGTTGCAGGAGCGCTGGCCCACGCAGGCCATCATGCTGCTGGCGCGGCGAGGCGGCGGTCTGGTCGCGGTCAAGCCGTCGGTCGCGCTGATCCGCGACCGCGCGGGACTTGCCATCGGCGTGGTGCTCGTGATGCATGACGTGAGCATGGAGCGCGCGCACGCCGCGCGGCTCGCGCACGAGGCCACCCACGATGCGCTGACGGGCCTCGTCAATCGCGCGGAGTTCGAGCGACGGCTCGCGGCGGCCACGGGCAGTACACGGCAGACCGACTGCACGCACACGCTGATGTACCTCGACCTCGACCAGTTCAAGGTGGTCAACGATACGTGCGGCCACGCGGCCGGCGACGAACTCATCCGGCAGGTAGCGGAAGTCATGCGGCAGGCGCTGCGCAAGGGCGACACGCTCGCGCGGCTCGGCGGCGACGAATTCGGCGTCCTGCTCGAACACTGTTCGGGCGAGGAAGGCGCGCGCGTGGCCGAGGCCCTGCGCCGCGCGATCTCGTCGTTCCGCTTCGCGCACCGGCAGCGCACGTTCGCGCTGGGCGTGAGCATCGGCGTGGTCAGCCTCGATGGCAGCATCGTCAAGGTGGAGGAAGCGCTCAGCGCGGCCGACGCCGCGTGCTACATGGCGAAGGAGGGCGGGCGCAACCGCGTGCAGATCTATCGCATGGACGACAACGCGATGCAGTCGCGCCGCGGCGAGATGGAGTGGGTCAGCCGCGTGCATGCGGCGCTGGCCGCCGGCCGGTTCTGCCTGTATGCGCAGGAGATCGTGGCGTTGCAGCCGGGCATCGATGGCCGGTCCGGCCGCCATATCGAACTGCTGCTGCGCCTGATCGACGAGCGCGGCGAACTCGTCCCGCCGATGGCATTCGTGCCCGCGTGCGAGCGGTTCAACCTGATGCCGATGATCGACCGATGGGTCGTCGAGACCGGCTTCGCCGCGCTGGCGCGCCTGCAGGCCGAGCAGCCCGGCTGCATCGCGATGTGTTCGATCAATCTATCCGGCGCGTCGCTCGCCGACGATCACTTCCCCGCGTTTGTCCAGCAGCAGGCCGAACTGCAGGGCCTGGCGCTCGATAGCGTCTGCTTCGAGATTACCGAGACCGCGGCCATCGCGAACCTGACGCAGGCGGCCGCGTTCATTCAGCAGCTGCAGGCGATGGGCTGCGCGTTCGCGCTCGACGATTTCGGCGCGGGCATGTCGTCGTTCGCATATCTCAAGCACCTGCCCACCGCGTATCTGAAGATCGACGGCAGCTTCGTGCGCGAGATGCTCGACGATCCCGTCAACCTCGTGATGATCGAGGCGATCCAGCGAATCGGGCAGGCCATGGGCAAGCGCACGATCGCCGAGTTCGTCGAGAGCGAAGCCATGCTGGAGCGTCTGCGCGGACTCGGCATCGACTACGCGCAGGGCCACTACATCGCACGGCCGATGCCGTTCGCGCGCGGCACCAGCGTGCATGTGGAGACCACCGAACGCTTCGCGGTGACGCTATAA
- a CDS encoding M13 family metallopeptidase — MKSNLRSISSSFLAPLAASALVAACGGDDPPTPRAATASPAPQAAPAPTSNPINSRELDAERVACTDFDEYVNGQWRAATPLTPEGQQIASPMTTAARNSADLQRQIASGGGASAEARLLKAFYDGASNRDAIERAGAAPVLTALARIDAIGDAAALTTHLTTPDTADGSSTILLIAQEGFDENGPVRNLATVVVRNPQGTPEMYADTQAAVASREPYIRANATLLRLAGVADADQVAKTAFETEARIVRRSQPGAGAGAPDGYPPPPYVLVTVEEGNQSVRNIEWGAFFVAQNVARPRRFAISGTDRIGNIDRMIAEVPLTEWKAALKVWALQDAAPHLSTAFQEALYKGSHDHPSDLVLEDENWRRVMSTINTMAPLKQAMSTEYAKRAMTPRTLEVAARMVDDVRAAFRARLDKVEWLSPEARAKAVEKERLMQVVIASSDANMDVSSLVPQMSGYHFANVQAVKRFDLHRMRAAIGTETDLTPPGADNQVANASYWPERNLIVLNAAMLQAPLFDPDSDAPFNYGGLGAVIGHEISHGFDTNGARFDGTGKMGQLWEQEDYGRFYGRADALVKQFNAYEAAPGLFVNGARTVNENIADLGGVHTAYDALQARLASFPAENRLIDGMSPMKRFFVSRAQFDRTRQTPAYLVEIVTEGVHAPARFRINGPLSNMEAFAATFRCEPGQPMARKAEDRVVIW, encoded by the coding sequence ATGAAGTCAAACCTGCGTTCCATTTCCTCGTCCTTCCTCGCGCCGCTCGCGGCGTCCGCCCTCGTGGCCGCATGCGGAGGGGACGACCCGCCGACGCCTCGGGCCGCCACCGCTTCGCCGGCCCCGCAGGCAGCGCCGGCGCCCACCTCGAACCCGATCAATTCCCGTGAGCTGGACGCGGAGCGCGTTGCCTGCACGGACTTCGACGAGTACGTCAACGGTCAATGGCGCGCCGCGACGCCGCTGACGCCCGAAGGTCAGCAGATTGCGAGTCCGATGACAACCGCCGCGCGTAACTCGGCGGACCTGCAGCGGCAGATTGCGAGCGGCGGCGGTGCCAGCGCGGAAGCCAGGCTTCTAAAGGCGTTCTACGATGGCGCGAGCAATCGCGATGCCATCGAGCGCGCGGGCGCGGCGCCCGTGCTGACCGCGCTCGCCCGCATCGACGCCATCGGCGACGCGGCGGCACTGACCACGCACCTGACCACGCCCGATACCGCCGACGGATCGTCCACCATCCTGCTGATCGCGCAGGAAGGGTTCGACGAAAACGGCCCGGTACGAAACCTGGCGACGGTCGTGGTGCGCAATCCTCAGGGCACGCCGGAGATGTATGCCGACACGCAGGCGGCGGTTGCCAGTCGCGAGCCGTATATTCGCGCCAATGCGACGCTCTTGCGCCTGGCCGGCGTGGCCGACGCGGATCAGGTGGCGAAAACCGCGTTCGAGACCGAGGCGCGCATCGTCAGGCGATCGCAGCCCGGCGCGGGCGCCGGTGCGCCCGACGGGTATCCGCCCCCGCCGTATGTGCTGGTCACGGTCGAGGAAGGCAACCAGAGCGTCAGGAACATCGAATGGGGCGCGTTCTTCGTCGCCCAGAACGTGGCGCGGCCGCGGAGGTTCGCGATCAGCGGCACGGATCGGATCGGGAACATCGACCGGATGATCGCGGAGGTGCCGCTGACGGAATGGAAGGCCGCGCTCAAGGTCTGGGCGCTGCAGGATGCGGCGCCGCATCTTTCCACGGCGTTCCAGGAGGCGCTGTACAAGGGTTCGCATGACCACCCGAGCGACCTCGTGCTGGAGGATGAGAACTGGCGCCGCGTGATGTCGACCATCAATACGATGGCGCCGCTGAAGCAGGCAATGAGCACGGAGTATGCCAAACGCGCGATGACGCCGCGCACGCTCGAAGTGGCCGCGAGGATGGTCGACGACGTTCGCGCGGCGTTCCGCGCGCGCCTGGACAAGGTGGAGTGGCTGTCACCCGAGGCACGCGCGAAGGCGGTGGAGAAGGAGCGGCTGATGCAGGTCGTGATCGCCTCGTCGGACGCCAACATGGACGTCTCCTCGCTCGTCCCGCAAATGTCCGGTTATCACTTCGCCAACGTGCAGGCGGTGAAGCGCTTCGACTTGCATCGCATGCGCGCGGCGATCGGCACCGAGACGGATCTGACCCCGCCCGGCGCCGATAATCAGGTCGCCAATGCCTCCTATTGGCCGGAGCGCAACCTGATCGTGCTGAACGCGGCCATGCTGCAGGCGCCCCTGTTCGACCCGGATAGCGACGCACCCTTCAACTACGGGGGCCTGGGTGCCGTGATCGGCCACGAGATCTCCCATGGATTCGATACGAACGGTGCCAGATTCGATGGCACGGGCAAGATGGGTCAATTGTGGGAGCAGGAAGACTATGGCCGCTTCTATGGCCGCGCCGATGCGCTCGTGAAACAGTTCAACGCCTACGAGGCGGCTCCCGGCCTGTTCGTCAACGGCGCGCGTACGGTCAACGAGAATATCGCCGACCTCGGCGGTGTCCACACCGCCTACGATGCCCTGCAGGCGCGCCTGGCCAGTTTCCCGGCGGAGAATCGGCTGATCGACGGCATGTCGCCGATGAAACGTTTCTTTGTCAGCCGCGCGCAATTCGATCGCACCCGGCAGACCCCGGCGTACCTCGTCGAAATCGTGACCGAGGGCGTGCATGCGCCCGCGCGCTTCCGCATCAATGGACCGCTGTCGAACATGGAAGCCTTTGCTGCCACGTTCCGCTGCGAGCCTGGCCAGCCGATGGCGCGCAAGGCGGAAGATCGCGTGGTGATCTGGTAA
- a CDS encoding M13 family metallopeptidase, whose translation MKPSLFVPFAAAAVVACGGDDSSPPPSPPLTRGAVGGQAAASNPIDSRGLQAPSAACTDFDAYVNGKWRATTPFTLPGQAVISPSHTAERNAYDIQRQIASGGGTSARLKLLKAVYDAGMDRAAIERAGAAPVMPALARIDAIGNTDALVAYLMKPDDDDGSSVIGLGAEKRVPGLAPGQRLDLNMAIVSVRALGVMQRALYTDTTPESGAARDRYLRMNASLLRLAGVADAEQAAALAFDAEARLGRILPAAAEPADPVGKMSVVTLEEANRAVEHIEWRAYFRAQGITPPAKFVVADIAWIEALDRMIAEVPLTQWKATLKVWKLQDAAPYLSAAFREAGGPADGGMANGLVLDDPQWGDVQQAISTLPALAQSMSMEYAARAVTPQSIEVATRLVNDVRAAFRARLARAAWLSPETRARALEKERQMKVSVASQADAVDVSALLPQMTSVHFANLQAVHRFDLQRVRAAIGTTTDVLPFDAAQYMVNATYVHDENAILLHAAMLQPPMFDPNDDAAFNYGGLGAIIGHEISHGFDTQGAGRDGTGTMVDWWQADDRQRFMARASAMVKQFDAYEGAPGVFVDGRRTVNENIGDLGGLNAAYDALQARMASFPAENRPVDGLSQAQRFFISWAQRFRVKQTPAAVAESLAFGEHAPARFRIIGPLSNMTSFAAAFGCAPGQPMARGPDERVVIW comes from the coding sequence ATGAAGCCGTCTCTCTTCGTACCGTTCGCCGCCGCCGCCGTGGTCGCATGCGGGGGCGATGATTCGTCCCCGCCCCCGTCCCCACCTCTGACGCGGGGCGCCGTGGGTGGGCAGGCTGCCGCCTCGAACCCCATCGACAGCCGGGGCCTTCAGGCCCCGAGCGCTGCCTGCACGGACTTCGACGCCTACGTCAATGGGAAATGGCGCGCCACGACGCCGTTCACGCTGCCGGGGCAGGCGGTCATCAGTCCCTCGCATACCGCGGAGCGCAATGCCTACGACATCCAGCGGCAGATCGCAAGCGGCGGCGGCACCAGCGCGCGGCTGAAACTGCTGAAGGCCGTCTACGATGCCGGCATGGATCGGGCGGCCATCGAGCGAGCGGGCGCGGCGCCGGTGATGCCCGCGCTGGCGCGCATCGATGCCATCGGCAACACCGACGCGCTCGTCGCGTACCTGATGAAGCCGGACGACGACGACGGGAGTTCCGTCATCGGACTGGGTGCGGAGAAGCGGGTGCCGGGCCTGGCGCCGGGCCAACGGCTGGACCTCAATATGGCCATCGTCTCGGTGCGGGCGCTCGGTGTCATGCAGCGTGCCTTGTACACGGACACCACGCCGGAGAGTGGGGCGGCGCGGGATCGGTACCTGCGCATGAACGCGTCGCTGCTGCGCCTCGCGGGCGTCGCCGACGCGGAGCAGGCGGCCGCGCTGGCCTTCGACGCCGAGGCGCGCCTGGGGAGGATACTGCCGGCCGCCGCGGAGCCCGCGGACCCCGTGGGCAAGATGTCGGTCGTGACCCTCGAGGAAGCCAATCGCGCGGTCGAACACATCGAATGGCGCGCGTATTTTCGCGCGCAGGGCATCACGCCACCCGCGAAGTTCGTCGTGGCGGACATCGCATGGATAGAAGCGCTCGATCGCATGATCGCCGAGGTCCCGCTGACGCAATGGAAGGCCACGCTCAAGGTCTGGAAGCTGCAGGATGCGGCGCCGTATCTGTCCGCCGCGTTTCGCGAGGCAGGCGGTCCGGCCGACGGCGGCATGGCGAATGGCCTGGTGCTGGACGACCCGCAATGGGGCGACGTGCAGCAGGCCATCAGTACCTTGCCTGCGCTGGCGCAGTCCATGAGCATGGAATACGCGGCGCGCGCCGTTACCCCGCAGTCCATCGAGGTGGCCACACGGCTGGTGAATGACGTGCGCGCGGCGTTCCGCGCGCGCCTGGCCCGCGCGGCGTGGCTCTCGCCCGAAACGCGCGCCCGCGCGCTGGAGAAGGAGCGGCAGATGAAGGTCTCGGTGGCCTCGCAGGCGGACGCCGTCGATGTATCGGCGCTCTTGCCCCAGATGACTTCCGTGCATTTCGCCAACCTGCAGGCGGTGCATCGCTTCGACCTGCAACGCGTGCGCGCCGCCATCGGTACCACGACCGATGTGCTGCCGTTCGACGCCGCGCAGTACATGGTGAATGCCACTTACGTGCACGACGAGAATGCCATCCTGCTCCACGCCGCCATGCTGCAACCGCCGATGTTCGATCCGAACGACGATGCCGCGTTCAACTATGGCGGGCTCGGCGCGATCATCGGCCATGAGATATCGCATGGTTTCGATACCCAGGGCGCCGGGCGGGACGGTACGGGCACGATGGTCGATTGGTGGCAGGCGGACGACAGGCAGCGCTTCATGGCGCGGGCGAGCGCGATGGTGAAGCAGTTCGACGCTTACGAAGGGGCCCCGGGCGTGTTCGTCGATGGACGGCGCACGGTCAACGAGAATATCGGCGACCTTGGCGGCCTCAACGCGGCCTACGATGCATTGCAGGCCCGGATGGCCAGCTTTCCGGCGGAGAATCGGCCGGTCGACGGCCTCTCGCAGGCCCAGCGCTTCTTCATCAGCTGGGCCCAGCGCTTCCGCGTCAAGCAGACACCGGCCGCCGTCGCCGAATCGCTGGCTTTCGGCGAACATGCGCCCGCGCGCTTCCGCATCATCGGCCCGCTGTCCAACATGACATCGTTCGCGGCCGCTTTCGGTTGCGCGCCCGGGCAGCCGATGGCCCGCGGACCGGACGAACGTGTCGTGATCTGGTAA
- a CDS encoding YqjD family protein has translation MSPTQPTARKQEKLMSDVKTVLSDAEELLKQAASTTGEKAAELRERGMGLLKQAKEKAQDLQDAVVTKSKAAARATDDYVHDHPWRAVGVAAGVGLLIGLLLNRK, from the coding sequence ATGTCACCAACACAACCAACCGCCCGCAAACAGGAGAAACTGATGAGCGATGTCAAGACCGTTCTGTCCGACGCCGAAGAACTGCTTAAGCAAGCGGCCTCGACTACCGGCGAGAAAGCTGCCGAACTGCGCGAGCGTGGCATGGGCCTGCTGAAGCAAGCCAAGGAGAAGGCCCAGGATCTGCAGGACGCCGTGGTCACGAAGAGCAAGGCCGCCGCACGCGCGACCGACGATTACGTGCATGACCACCCGTGGCGCGCCGTGGGCGTGGCGGCCGGCGTGGGCCTGCTGATCGGCCTGCTGCTCAACCGCAAGTAA